A region of the Roseiflexus sp. RS-1 genome:
GAGCAGAACGCGGCGCAGCGCATTTCCAAGCGTATGTCCGTACCCTGGATCGAGCGGCTCGATTTTGAACCGTCCGTAATTTTCAGCAGCGGTAACGACTTCAATCTTTGGCATGGCGATATCCAGCATGATCGCCTCCTTTTCTGGCTGATCACACGATCCGGGTTCCACGCGATGCTCCTGCCAGCGTTCCGCTGGGCGGCATCAGGAACCCGGAACCGATCAGCGGCTGTAGAACTCAACAATCAATTGTTCGTTGATGCCCGGCTCTGCATCCTCACGACGCGGCATCGCAACCACTTCACCCGACAGATCCGCCGGATTCAGGCGGAGCCAGTCTGGTGTTTTATGGCGCGCGAGCGCACCGCTGTCAATCAGGTTCTTGAAGTACGTGCGGCGGCGGCTCTCCGGTCGAACGGCTATCGTTTCCCCGACGCGCACCGTATACGACGGGATATTCGTTTTCCGTCCGTTCACCGTAATATGCCCGTGGGAGACCAGTTGCCGCGCCTGGGCGCGGGTAGTTGCGAAACCCAGGCGATACACGACATTGTCGAGTCGCCGCTCAAGCAGAATAAACAGGTACGCGCCGGTCTCACCGGGAAAGCGTTGCGCCTTCTCGAAAATGCGGCGGAACTGGCGTTCCAGCACGCCATAGACATAGCGCGCCTTCTGTTTTTCGAGCAGTTGCAACCCATAATCCGACACCTGCCGTCGACGCGCCGACGGTCCGTGCTGGCCCGGAGGAAACGGCCGTTTTGCCAGGATGCGCTGACCCTTATCCGTAATGCCGATCCCCAGGCGTCGGCTGACTTTTCCTACAGGTCCTCGATAGCGAGCCATCAATCACTCCTCAGTCATCTCTCAGACACGCCGGCGCTTGGGCGGTCGGCAACCATTGTGCGGGATCGGCGTCACATCGGTAATCGCAGTCACCTGCAAGCCAGCCGCCTGCAGTGACCGGATCGCCGCTTCGCGTCCGGCGCCCGGTCCTTTCACGAAGACCTCAACCTGACGCATGCCATTCTCCATGGCCTTGCGTGCCGCGTTTTCGGCTGCCACCTGAGCAGCATACGGCGTACTCTTGCGGGATCCTTTGAAGCCATTCTGTCCGGCGCTTGACCAGCAGATCACATTCCCGGCTGGATCGGTGATCGTGACAATCGTATTGTTGAACGTACTCTGGATATGCGCCTGACCACGCGGCACATTCTTCTTTTCACGGCGTTTACCGCGCTGTCGTTTGGTCGCGGCGGCCGAACCTTTTGCTGCTTGCTTTGCCATGCTGTCTCCCTGGTCTCCTGCGTCGGATGCACGGTTGGATTGCCAGTGTGGGTCTAACCGTCATCCAGCAACGCGGTTTACTTCTTCACTGTCTTCTTCTTGATGCCAATCGCCTGACCCCGGCGACCGCGGCGGGTGCGCGCATTGGTGCGGGTGCGCTGACCGCGCACCGGCATGCCTTTGCGATGGCGCAGACCGCGGTAGCACCCGATATCCATCAGACGCTTGATATTCATCTGGATTTCGCGGCGCAGATCGCCTTCGACGCGATACTCACGCTCGACAATTTCACGGATCCGCGAAACCTCCTCTTCGGTCAGATCGCGCACCCGGGTTGCGGGGTTGACGTTTGCTTTACGCAGCACCTCAGCCCCGTTGGATCGCCCGATACCGAAGATATACGTAATGGCGATTTCGATCCGTTTGTTGCGCGGGAGGTCAACCCCTGCGATGCGTGCCATACGCTCCCCTTACTGACTGATGTTGCGCGCCGCCAGGCGACGCAACCGTACATCTCCTGCGGAACGACGCATTCCACCACATCGATCCGCTTCCTCGAACATTCATCCCTGGCGCTGCTTATGCTTGGGTTGGCGACTACAGATGACGCGCAGCACACCCTTGCGTTTGATAACGCGGCAATATTCGCAGCGCGGCTTGACCGACGCTCGAACTTTCATGTTTGTTCCTTCCTGTACCGAACATCAACAACCTGCGACGTTTCAACAATCAAAAAGAATACCACCTTCTCTGCCGCGCGCTGCACGGAAGACTCACAAGATACGCTTCTCAATTCACTTGTAGCGATACGTGATGCGCCCACGCGTCAGATCGTAGGGCGACAATTCGACCAGCACCCGATCTCCTTTGAGAATGCGAATATAATTCATCCGCATACGACCTGAAATATGAGCCAGCACCTCGTGCCCATTTTCGAGTTTTACGCGAAACATGGCGTTTGGCAACGGCTCAGTAATCGTTCCTTCCATCTCGATGACATCTTTTTTTTTGGACATGCTGCTCCTTTCTTGCTACGCGCTTTCGTCGGAAGGCGTCGCGCTAACAGCGTATTTGTTGAGTGCTTCGATCATACTACGTGTCACCTGCGAAATCTCACGGCGCCCATCGATTTCGACCAGCACCCCCTGGTCGCGATAGTACTCGATCAACGGCATCGTTTGGGCAAAATAGACTTCGAGCCGATGACGCGCCGTTTCCATTGTATCATCACTGCGCTGATACAGTTTCCCACCGCAATCATCACAGACATTCGGATGTTTCGATGGGAAATAGTAAATATTATACGTCGAGCCACAGGTTTTGCAAGTCTGTCGCCCGGCGATACGCCGCAGCAGCATATCTTCCGGCACGCGAATGTAAAGGACGACATCGATCCGCCGTCCCTGTTTGTTGAGCTCCGCTTCGAGCGCCCGCGCCTGCTCGCGGGTGCGCGGGAACCCGTCGAAAATCACGCCCCGACTGCAATCGGGCTGACTGATGCGTTCGACAATCATGCGAATGACCACTTCGTCCGGCACCAGTTCGCCACGATCCATATACGACTTCGCCAGCATACCGAGTTCTGTTCCCTGGCGAAGCGCCGCGCGGAACAGATCGCCGCTGGCGACGTGCACCATTCCGGTATGCTCCTCAAGATATTTCGCCTGGGTGCCTTTCCCGGCGCCAGGCGCTCCGAGCAGAATGATATCCATGGCACACCCCTCTGCACGTCGTCGAACGCCGGTGGTCAGCGATTGATGAACCCTTCATAATTGCGCATGACCAGTTGAGCTTCCAACTGTCGCATCGTGTCGACTGCCACACCGACCACGATCAGCAGCGCCGTGGCGCCCAGCCCGATTGGCACACCGGTAAGTTGCTGCGTGATAAAGGGCAGAATTGCGACAATACCCAGGAACAGCGCGCCGATTCGCGTAATCCGGCTCACCACCTGGTCGAGATACTCCTCGGTGCGTTTCCCCGGTCGAATGCCCGGAATAAACCCGCCGTTGCGCTGAAGCGTCTCCGGGATGTTTTGCTGGTCAAAAATGACCTTTGTGTAAAAGTAGGTAAAGAAATAGACGAGCACAAACAGCGCAATCGAGTACACCAGCGTCCCGCTGCCGTACTGCGGGCTAAACGTTTGATACGTAAAGCACGCAATCTGCTTGAAGACGCCTGATCCCGGCGGCGCAATCTGTTCCGGGCAGGCATACGATGCAATCGTGCCCGGAAAGATGATGATGCTCTGCGCGAAGATCAGCGGGATCATACCTGCCATGTTGACCTTCAGCGGGATATGGCTGCTCTGCCCGCCATACACGCGATTGCCACGCACGCGCTTGGCGTACTGTACCGGGATGCGTCGTTGCCCCTCGTGCATCAGGACAATCCCCACAATCGTTCCCAGAGCGATGACCAGGAACGACACCAGCCCGATAATTTGCTCGACGCCTCCCAGTTCGACGGTTGTAAACGCCTGAATGATCAACCCTGGCAACCCGGCGACAATCCCGGCGAAGATGATCATCGACACGCCGTTGCCGATCCCGCGTTCCTGGATCTGTTCGCCGAGCCACACCAGCAGCATCGTTCCCGCCAGCATGCTCACCAGAATGGTAAAGGTCGGAAAGAAATTATTCACAATATCGAACGGCGTCTGGAAGAGCGCCTGCCCTGTGCCAAGGCTGCGTTCGAGTGTCAGCGTCTGCCCATAGGCCTGCAACAGCGCCATCGGAATGGTCAGGTAAAACGTAAGGCGGTTCAGGCGCATGCGCCCCTGTTCACCCTCTTTGCGCAATTCTTCCAGCGCCGGGATGAGCGGCACGAGCAGTTGCAGAATGATCTGGGCAGTGATGTACGGATAGACCCCCATCGCTGCCACCGACAGGTTCTGCAGTGCGCCGCCGGCAAAAATATTAAGCAACTGTGCCAGTTGATTCCCCTGCAGCGCGATCCGCAGACTTTCCAGCGCCGTCGGATCGATGTTTGGCACAGGAATATGGGCGATCAACCGGAAGAGCAACAGCATTGCCAGCGTAAACAGGATGCGCTGACGCAGATCGGGCAACCGGAGCGCATTGACAACCGACTCAAGCATGCACTTCTCCTTTAGTCAGAAAGCGGTCGGCGCCAGGATCGTCCGCGCCTCACGCCTTCTGCGGCGTTTCCGCCTTGCGGCTATGCCGGGGCGGGTTGGGTCCCCGGCTACGACTGCGCCGTTCCACAACCCATGGCGTTTCGATGGCGGCGCCGCCAGCTGCTTCGATCCGCGCCCGCGCACTGGCGCTGAACTTATGCGCGTGGATCGTCAG
Encoded here:
- the rpsD gene encoding 30S ribosomal protein S4, with product MARYRGPVGKVSRRLGIGITDKGQRILAKRPFPPGQHGPSARRRQVSDYGLQLLEKQKARYVYGVLERQFRRIFEKAQRFPGETGAYLFILLERRLDNVVYRLGFATTRAQARQLVSHGHITVNGRKTNIPSYTVRVGETIAVRPESRRRTYFKNLIDSGALARHKTPDWLRLNPADLSGEVVAMPRREDAEPGINEQLIVEFYSR
- the rpsK gene encoding 30S ribosomal protein S11: MAKQAAKGSAAATKRQRGKRREKKNVPRGQAHIQSTFNNTIVTITDPAGNVICWSSAGQNGFKGSRKSTPYAAQVAAENAARKAMENGMRQVEVFVKGPGAGREAAIRSLQAAGLQVTAITDVTPIPHNGCRPPKRRRV
- the rpsM gene encoding 30S ribosomal protein S13 — encoded protein: MARIAGVDLPRNKRIEIAITYIFGIGRSNGAEVLRKANVNPATRVRDLTEEEVSRIREIVEREYRVEGDLRREIQMNIKRLMDIGCYRGLRHRKGMPVRGQRTRTNARTRRGRRGQAIGIKKKTVKK
- the rpmJ gene encoding 50S ribosomal protein L36, which translates into the protein MKVRASVKPRCEYCRVIKRKGVLRVICSRQPKHKQRQG
- the infA gene encoding translation initiation factor IF-1; this translates as MSKKKDVIEMEGTITEPLPNAMFRVKLENGHEVLAHISGRMRMNYIRILKGDRVLVELSPYDLTRGRITYRYK
- a CDS encoding adenylate kinase, producing MDIILLGAPGAGKGTQAKYLEEHTGMVHVASGDLFRAALRQGTELGMLAKSYMDRGELVPDEVVIRMIVERISQPDCSRGVIFDGFPRTREQARALEAELNKQGRRIDVVLYIRVPEDMLLRRIAGRQTCKTCGSTYNIYYFPSKHPNVCDDCGGKLYQRSDDTMETARHRLEVYFAQTMPLIEYYRDQGVLVEIDGRREISQVTRSMIEALNKYAVSATPSDESA
- the secY gene encoding preprotein translocase subunit SecY; protein product: MLESVVNALRLPDLRQRILFTLAMLLLFRLIAHIPVPNIDPTALESLRIALQGNQLAQLLNIFAGGALQNLSVAAMGVYPYITAQIILQLLVPLIPALEELRKEGEQGRMRLNRLTFYLTIPMALLQAYGQTLTLERSLGTGQALFQTPFDIVNNFFPTFTILVSMLAGTMLLVWLGEQIQERGIGNGVSMIIFAGIVAGLPGLIIQAFTTVELGGVEQIIGLVSFLVIALGTIVGIVLMHEGQRRIPVQYAKRVRGNRVYGGQSSHIPLKVNMAGMIPLIFAQSIIIFPGTIASYACPEQIAPPGSGVFKQIACFTYQTFSPQYGSGTLVYSIALFVLVYFFTYFYTKVIFDQQNIPETLQRNGGFIPGIRPGKRTEEYLDQVVSRITRIGALFLGIVAILPFITQQLTGVPIGLGATALLIVVGVAVDTMRQLEAQLVMRNYEGFINR